In Spodoptera frugiperda isolate SF20-4 chromosome 28, AGI-APGP_CSIRO_Sfru_2.0, whole genome shotgun sequence, one genomic interval encodes:
- the LOC126912657 gene encoding uncharacterized protein LOC126912657, giving the protein MTVYKWNSLVPVHLYSKIKSLLVQTSIKYKSNVEIAIARQHNCTITSKVTTLNRAVAIHCLFILRIRRLGLEVALNKSEAICFHRARRGPPAGSHIVVGGVRIAVNSTMKYLGLVLDSRWNFGPHLRQLVPKLRGAAAALSRLLPNLGNPNTSCRWLYMGIVRSMALYGSPVWADGLTAPNVALLRSSQRAMAIRVIRGYRTISFEAASLLAGSPPWDLEAKALASLYRWRGELAARGERFPPRVLEARRTELRCDTITEWKTRLAQPSAGHAIIAAVNPVMEAWIGRGHGVLTFRLTQVLSGHGCFGKYLCRIGREQTSVCHHCDGGLEDTARHTLEECSAWAEPRRELIAVLGGTDLSLSTVIQAMVNSESAWDGVASFCEQVMLAKEAAERERESRSFPSRRRRANRQRREAAADLRPP; this is encoded by the exons ATGACGGTATACAAATGGAATTCTCTAGTACCAGTCCATCTTTACTCCAAAATAAAATCGCTCTTGGTCCAAAcatctattaaatataaaagcaaTGTTGAAATCGCTATCGCTCGTCAACATAACTGCACCATTACCTCAAAAGTAACGACACTAAATCGCGCCGTCGCCATACAC TGCTTGTTTATCTTAAGGATCCGGCGTCTGGGGCTGGAGGTGGCCCTTAATAAATCTGAGGCCATTTGCTTCCATAGGGCTCGGCGGGGTCCACCGGCAGGTTCACACATTGTGGTTGGAGGGGTTCGTATCGCAGTCAATTCGACAATGAAATATCTTGGTCTGGTCCTTGACAGTCGTTGGAACTTCGGACCCCACCTCCGACAACTGGTTCCCAAATTGAGGGGAGCAGCAGCGGCGCTTTCGCGGTTGCTTCCCAATTTGGGGAATCCTAATACATCTTGCCGGTGGCTATACATGGGGATCGTGCGGTCAATGGCCCTCTACGGGTCACCAGTTTGGGCGGATGGACTGACGGCGCCCAATGTCGCTTTACTGCGAAGTTCGCAGCGCGCGATGGCCATCAGAGTCATAAGGGGTTACCGCACGATCTCCTTCGAGGCTGCAAGCCTCTTAGCTGGATCTCCACCCTGGGACTTGGAAGCAAAGGCTCTCGCATCACTATATAGGTGGCGCGGGGAGCTGGCTGCCCGGGGCGAGCGATTTCCACCTCGAGTTCTTGAGGCACGAAGAACTGAACTCCGTTGTGACACAATAACGGAGTGGAAAACACGACTTGCGCAACCTAGTGCAGGGCACGCCATTATAGCGGCAGTAAATCCCGTCATGGAGGCGTGGATCGGCAGAGGGCATGGTGTCCTAACCTTCCGGTTAACACAGGTACTTTCCGGACATGGCTGCTTTGGAAAGTACTTGTGTCGCATAGGCCGGGAGCAGACATCGGTGTGTCATCACTGCGATGGTGGTTTGGAGGATACGGCGCGGCATACGCTCGAAGAATGTTCTGCATGGGCAGAGCCGCGCCGTGAACTCATTGCAGTCCTCGGCGGGACAGACCTCTCACTGTCGACTGTTATACAAGCTATGGTCAACAGTGAGAGTGCATGGGACGGAGTCGCTTCCTTCTGTGAACAAGTCATGTTGGCAAAGGAAGCGGCTGAAAGGGAGAGGGAATCAAGATCTTTTCCCTCCCGCCGTAGACGCGCCAATCGTCAGCGCCGTGAGGCGGCAGCCGATCTACGACCTCCATAG